Proteins encoded within one genomic window of Vidua macroura isolate BioBank_ID:100142 chromosome 2, ASM2450914v1, whole genome shotgun sequence:
- the LOC128803426 gene encoding cystathionine beta-synthase-like isoform X1, with protein sequence MAEMELSKKCPLVNGRGAGSQDSTWTLPNLPSKCTWTATTPASKSPHSCVPLTEEKKILPNILKKIGCTPMVQINKIGKSYGLKCELLAKCEYFNAGGSVKDRIGLRMVEDAERAGIIKPGDTLIEPTSGNTGIGLALVAALKGYRCIIVLPEKMSLEKVDILKALGAEIVRTPCTRFDAPESNIRIAWKLQSEIPNSHILDQYRNPSNPLAHYDTTAEEILEQCEGKVHMVVIGSGTGGTITGVARKLKEKCPECKIIGVDPDGSIVALPSEMNKTNTTTIEVEGIGHDFIPTVLDRSVVDQWYKSNDRDSFLMSRRLIREEGLLCGGSSGSAMSVAVRAAKDLKEGQRCVVILPDSVRNYMSKFVNDKWMIKNGFLNDAQEHKPWWWNIKVQKLNLSAPLILLPEVSCEKAIEILQEKGYDQAPVVAESGLILGMVTLSNTLSSVLAGNVEFSDPVTKVTYDQFSKIGLEDSLGKLSCILENDHFAIVVHEQMQFSGNGSSSMKQTVFGVVTAMDLLTFVSRNDKK encoded by the exons atggcAGAAATG GAGCTGAGTAAGAAGTGCCCCCTGGTGAATGGCAGGGGGGCAGGAAGTCAGGACAGCACGTGGACCCTTCCCAACTTGCCCAGTAAGTGCACATGGACAGCCACAACGCCTGCCAGCAAGTCTCCACACTCCTGTGTTCCCTT gacagaagaaaagaagatcTTGCCCAATATCCTCAAGAAAATTGGCTGCACCCCAATGGTCCAAATCAACAAGATTGGGAAGTCCTATGGGCTCAAGTGTGAGCTCT TGGCAAAATGTGAGTACTTCAACGCAGGGGGCAGCGTGAAGGACCGCATCGGCCTCAGGATGGTGGAGGACgcagagagagctgggattaTCAAACCAGGAGACACCCTGATTGAACCCACTTCAGGAAACACag GAATTGGGCTGGCACTAGTGGCTGCATTGAAGGGTTACCGCTGCATCATCGTCTTGCCAGAGAAAATGAGCTTGGAGaag GTCGATATTCTGAAGGCACTGGGTGCTGAAATTGTGAGGACGCCGTGCACCCGCTTTGATGCTCCCGAGTCCAACATCCGTATTGCCTGGAAGCTGCAAAGTGAAATCCCAAACTCTCACATCCTGGACCAG TACCGAAATCCGAGCAACCCCCTGGCTCATTACGACACCACGGCCGAGGAGATCCTGGAGCAGTGTGAAG GCAAGGTCCACATGGTGGTGATTGGGTCTGGCACAGGAGGAACCATCACTGGTGTTGCCAGGAAGCTGAAGGAGAAGTGCCCAGAGTGCAAG ATCATTGGCGTGGACCCCGACGGCTCCATCGTCGCTCTGCCCAGTGAGATGAACAAGACCAACACCACAACCATCGAGGTGGAGGGCATTGGGCACGACTTCATCCCCACTGTCCTTGACAGATCC GTGGTCGATCAGTGGTACAAAAGCAATGACAGAGACTCGTTCCTCATGTCCCGCAGGCTGATCAGAGAGGAGGGGTTATTGTGTG GGGGCAGCTCGGGCAGTGCCATGTCCGTGGCTGTGAGAGCTGCCAAGGACTTGAAGGAAGGTCAGCGCTGCGTTGTCATCCTGCCCGACTCCGTCCGGAACTACAT GTCCAAATTTGTGAATGATAAGTGGATGATAAAAAATGGGTTCCTAAATGACGCCCAGGAGCACAAGCCTTG GTGGTGGAACATCAAGGTGCAGAAACTGAATCTCTCGGCCCCTCTCATTCTCCTCCCAGAAGTCAGCTGTGAAAAGGCAATTGAGATCCTCCAGGAGAAGGGATATGACCAAGCTCCTGTTGTTGCTGAGTCAGG GCTTATTTTGGGGATGGTGACCCTCAGCAACACCCTGAGCTCCGTGCTGGCTGGAAACGTGGAGTTCTCAGACCCTGTCACCAAGGTCACCTACGACCAGTTCTCCAAG ATTGGCCTGGAGGACAGCCTTGGGAAGCTTTCCTGCATCCTGGAGAACGACCACTTTGCTATCGTTGTACACGAGCAAATGCAGT TCAGTGGAAATGGCAGCTCCTCCATGAAGCAGACGGTGTTTGGTGTGGTCACAGCCATGGACCTCCTCACCTTTGTCAGCAGGAATGACAAGAAgtag
- the LOC128803426 gene encoding cystathionine beta-synthase-like isoform X2, whose protein sequence is MAEMELSKKCPLVNGRGAGSQDSTWTLPNLPSKCTWTATTPASKSPHSCVPLTEEKKILPNILKKIGCTPMVQINKIGKSYGLKCELLAKCEYFNAGGSVKDRIGLRMVEDAERAGIIKPGDTLIEPTSGNTGIGLALVAALKGYRCIIVLPEKMSLEKVDILKALGAEIVRTPCTRFDAPESNIRIAWKLQSEIPNSHILDQYRNPSNPLAHYDTTAEEILEQCEGKVHMVVIGSGTGGTITGVARKLKEKCPECKIIGVDPDGSIVALPSEMNKTNTTTIEVEGIGHDFIPTVLDRSVVDQWYKSNDRDSFLMSRRLIREEGLLCGGSSGSAMSVAVRAAKDLKEGQRCVVILPDSVRNYMWWNIKVQKLNLSAPLILLPEVSCEKAIEILQEKGYDQAPVVAESGLILGMVTLSNTLSSVLAGNVEFSDPVTKVTYDQFSKIGLEDSLGKLSCILENDHFAIVVHEQMQFSGNGSSSMKQTVFGVVTAMDLLTFVSRNDKK, encoded by the exons atggcAGAAATG GAGCTGAGTAAGAAGTGCCCCCTGGTGAATGGCAGGGGGGCAGGAAGTCAGGACAGCACGTGGACCCTTCCCAACTTGCCCAGTAAGTGCACATGGACAGCCACAACGCCTGCCAGCAAGTCTCCACACTCCTGTGTTCCCTT gacagaagaaaagaagatcTTGCCCAATATCCTCAAGAAAATTGGCTGCACCCCAATGGTCCAAATCAACAAGATTGGGAAGTCCTATGGGCTCAAGTGTGAGCTCT TGGCAAAATGTGAGTACTTCAACGCAGGGGGCAGCGTGAAGGACCGCATCGGCCTCAGGATGGTGGAGGACgcagagagagctgggattaTCAAACCAGGAGACACCCTGATTGAACCCACTTCAGGAAACACag GAATTGGGCTGGCACTAGTGGCTGCATTGAAGGGTTACCGCTGCATCATCGTCTTGCCAGAGAAAATGAGCTTGGAGaag GTCGATATTCTGAAGGCACTGGGTGCTGAAATTGTGAGGACGCCGTGCACCCGCTTTGATGCTCCCGAGTCCAACATCCGTATTGCCTGGAAGCTGCAAAGTGAAATCCCAAACTCTCACATCCTGGACCAG TACCGAAATCCGAGCAACCCCCTGGCTCATTACGACACCACGGCCGAGGAGATCCTGGAGCAGTGTGAAG GCAAGGTCCACATGGTGGTGATTGGGTCTGGCACAGGAGGAACCATCACTGGTGTTGCCAGGAAGCTGAAGGAGAAGTGCCCAGAGTGCAAG ATCATTGGCGTGGACCCCGACGGCTCCATCGTCGCTCTGCCCAGTGAGATGAACAAGACCAACACCACAACCATCGAGGTGGAGGGCATTGGGCACGACTTCATCCCCACTGTCCTTGACAGATCC GTGGTCGATCAGTGGTACAAAAGCAATGACAGAGACTCGTTCCTCATGTCCCGCAGGCTGATCAGAGAGGAGGGGTTATTGTGTG GGGGCAGCTCGGGCAGTGCCATGTCCGTGGCTGTGAGAGCTGCCAAGGACTTGAAGGAAGGTCAGCGCTGCGTTGTCATCCTGCCCGACTCCGTCCGGAACTACAT GTGGTGGAACATCAAGGTGCAGAAACTGAATCTCTCGGCCCCTCTCATTCTCCTCCCAGAAGTCAGCTGTGAAAAGGCAATTGAGATCCTCCAGGAGAAGGGATATGACCAAGCTCCTGTTGTTGCTGAGTCAGG GCTTATTTTGGGGATGGTGACCCTCAGCAACACCCTGAGCTCCGTGCTGGCTGGAAACGTGGAGTTCTCAGACCCTGTCACCAAGGTCACCTACGACCAGTTCTCCAAG ATTGGCCTGGAGGACAGCCTTGGGAAGCTTTCCTGCATCCTGGAGAACGACCACTTTGCTATCGTTGTACACGAGCAAATGCAGT TCAGTGGAAATGGCAGCTCCTCCATGAAGCAGACGGTGTTTGGTGTGGTCACAGCCATGGACCTCCTCACCTTTGTCAGCAGGAATGACAAGAAgtag